DNA sequence from the Treponema sp. OMZ 838 genome:
ATCACTCAGCTGTAAAAAAATCGAGATATCCGTTTCGATGCAGTGTGCTGCAGCAAGGTAGGGATTCCCCTCCAATTTTACGCCGGGATTTTTAATCACCATATCAGCCGTACGGAAATCTTCAATATTGTGGCCGCCGAGAGCAAAACGCACATTAGGATATTGCTGCAATTCTTCAACAGAAGGTGCAAGCTCCTCTTCGGTTTTCATGTCGGTTACGATCACCTCTTTTGCACCGTGTTCTGCAAAAAAACGCGCGGAAGCAAGTCCTCCACCGTTTAATCCAAGTCCCATAATCGTTACCGAAAGCCCTGCAATATCGTTCAAATTCCGTATCATCATTCGGCAATAATATCAAAAAAAAGTATTTAGAAAAGAATGCGTATTTTTGATTAGCATCTGCCAAATGTATCTTTTGGAAAAAATGTGTTCTTAAATTGTCCTCAGCTGCAATTGCCGTGCTTCTCCTTGCCTTGACTATTATACCCTGTAAAGTTAAAATGTTAATATGAGAGATACATTGATAGATAGTGCCGTTCGCAAGATTCCTGATTTTCCTAAGAAGGGAATTTTGTTTTATGATATTACGGGGCTTCTGATAAATCCTGAAGCGTTTCACTATTGTTTGGATAAGCTTACGGGCTTTTATAAGGATGAAAAAATCGATGCGGTTGCAGCGATCGAATCGCGCGGTTTTATTTTTGCGGCTCCCTTTGCAGATAGACTCGGTATCCCGTTGATTCTTATCAGAAAGAAGGGAAAGTTGCCGGGCGATACCTATTCCTGCTCATACGACCTCGAATACGGGCAAGCAACGATCGAAGTGCACACCTCCGATATACAAAAGGGGCAGCGGATATTGCTGCTCGATGATCTGATTGCAACCGGCGGCACGCTGAATGCGGCGCGGAAAATGCTGAATCAGGGCGGCGCCGAGGTGGTCGGTTTTTGCGGCGTTATCGGATTGCCGTTTTTGCACTATGACAAGATTATCGGTGATTTACCGATTAAAACACTGATCGAATACGACAGCGAATAGGGATGAGATTTTAAAATGATTACATTAATTAAAGATATACTGACGCAGAAACCGGACGGGCAGGAGGTTGCCGTCTACGGATGGGTGCGTACCAAACGTGAGACAAAGAACCTCATTTTTATTCAGGTAAACGACGGTTCATGCTTTGCGTCGATTCAGCTCACCTTTGACCGCGATAAGGGGATCGATGCGCAAACCGAAAAAGAATTAAGCAGGATTACGACCGGCGCTTCCATTAAAGCGATCGGAGCATTGATTGAATCTCCCGCATCGGGACAGGCAGTAGAGGTCGCCGCAAAAACGATTTTTGTGTACGGCGAGGCTTCCGGAGAAACCTATCCGTTGCAAAAAAAACGGCATACGTTTGAGTTTTTACGCGACATAGCTCACTTACGCGCCCGTACCAATACGTTCGGAGCGGTTGCCCGTGTACGGAATCAAATGGCTTTTGCCGTGCATAACTTCTTTCAAGAACATGGGTTCCAGTACGTGCATACGCCGCTGATTACCGCCTCCGATTGCGAAGGCGCCGGCGAGATGTTTCAGGTAACTACGCTTAATATGCAGGAGATTATCCGCAAGGCCTTAAAAGATAAAGTTGATCCTGCCACCTTTGCAGTTGATTACAAACAGGACTTCTTTGAACGCGAGGCCTATTTGACAGTTTCCGGTCAGCTGGAAATAGAAACGTATGCAACCGCTCTTTCACGGGTCTATACCTTTGGCCCGACCTTCCGTGCGGAAAACTCAAACACGACGCGGCACCTCTCCGAATTTTGGATGATAGAACCGGAGATGTCGTTTTTCCGGCTTGAGGACAACATGGATTTAGCGGAGAAATTTGTTGTCTATCTCCTTAAATGGGCGTTAACTCATTGCAGAGCCGACCTTGAGTTTTTTAATGCACAGATTAAACCGGGTCTTATCGAAACGCTGGAACACGTGGTGGAGTCCAAGTTTACCCGCATCACCTATACCGATGCGGTGAAGGAACTTGAAAAGCATGCTTCCGAGTTTGAGTTTAAACCGTTCTGGGGTTGCGATCTTCAAAGCGAGCACGAAAAATATTTGACCGAGCAGGTCTTTCAAGGCCCCGTTATCGTAACGGATTATCCCAAGGAAATAAAAGCCTTCTATATGAAGCAAAACGATGACGGTAAAACGGTGCGGGCGATGGATGTGCTGGTGCCGGGACTCGGCGAGATTATCGGCGGTTCCGAACGGGAAGACAACCTTGCCGCGCTGGAAACCCGTATGACCGATCTCGGCCTTGATGTCAAAAACTACTGGTGGTATTTGGATTTGCGCCGCTACGGAACCGTACCGCATTCGGGATTTGGGCTTGGATTTGACCGGCTGCTCCTCTATGTTACCGGTATGGCGAATATCCGCGATGTTATTCCGTATCCGCGGACTCCGAAATCTGCGGAATTTTAACCCCGGTAGCGTGGTGTACCGCAACGCTGCGTACTTATACGGGATGTACCGGTATGCAGCGTACCGGTACATGATGCGTTTGTATGTACCGTACTTACACGTTCCGACCGTAAAACCGGTAGTATGAGTAATCGTTCTTGGAATACCGAGGCGCTTGTGCTGTCGGTTTCTTCTTTTAGCAGCGACCACCGGAACGTGTTGCTCCTTGTGCCGCAGGAGCACGGGTGTACCATTGTACCGGCAACCCTGTTCGGCGGCGCGCGGAGTAAACTGCGGGGGATGGTTTCTACCTATCAGAGCGGGCAAGTCTGGCTCTATTCAAACCCAATAAAAAATTCAAACAAAATTACCGATTTTTCAGTGAGCGCCTACCGGATGGAGCTGCGCGAAAGTTTAGCCCGCAGCTGGTGCGCTGCCGTGTGCAGCGAA
Encoded proteins:
- a CDS encoding adenine phosphoribosyltransferase is translated as MRDTLIDSAVRKIPDFPKKGILFYDITGLLINPEAFHYCLDKLTGFYKDEKIDAVAAIESRGFIFAAPFADRLGIPLILIRKKGKLPGDTYSCSYDLEYGQATIEVHTSDIQKGQRILLLDDLIATGGTLNAARKMLNQGGAEVVGFCGVIGLPFLHYDKIIGDLPIKTLIEYDSE
- the asnS gene encoding asparagine--tRNA ligase, which encodes MITLIKDILTQKPDGQEVAVYGWVRTKRETKNLIFIQVNDGSCFASIQLTFDRDKGIDAQTEKELSRITTGASIKAIGALIESPASGQAVEVAAKTIFVYGEASGETYPLQKKRHTFEFLRDIAHLRARTNTFGAVARVRNQMAFAVHNFFQEHGFQYVHTPLITASDCEGAGEMFQVTTLNMQEIIRKALKDKVDPATFAVDYKQDFFEREAYLTVSGQLEIETYATALSRVYTFGPTFRAENSNTTRHLSEFWMIEPEMSFFRLEDNMDLAEKFVVYLLKWALTHCRADLEFFNAQIKPGLIETLEHVVESKFTRITYTDAVKELEKHASEFEFKPFWGCDLQSEHEKYLTEQVFQGPVIVTDYPKEIKAFYMKQNDDGKTVRAMDVLVPGLGEIIGGSEREDNLAALETRMTDLGLDVKNYWWYLDLRRYGTVPHSGFGLGFDRLLLYVTGMANIRDVIPYPRTPKSAEF